One segment of Streptomyces sp. NA02950 DNA contains the following:
- a CDS encoding NHLP family bacteriocin export ABC transporter peptidase/permease/ATPase subunit has translation MTTTPDGGPPRPAPAGSSGRRRTEPARGRRRAPRRTAGPQRPRRRTVRTPTVLQMEALECGAASLAMVLGHYGRHVPLEELRIACGVSRDGSRASNLLRAARSYGLSAKGMQMEPESLAEVRAPAILFWEFNHYVVYDGMGRRFGRRGVYINDPDKGRRFVPSEEFDTSFTGVVLVFEPEANFRRGGRRPGVLGALPARMRGTTGTLLASLLASLLLVVVGAAVPALSRTFIDTFLIGGETSALGPLFASMAVAVLLTAVLTGVQQANLLRGRIISSTLSSARFLRHLLRLPVTFFAQRSPADLVQRLRSNDTVAETLARDLAAAAVDGIVVVLYALLLWTYDPQLTLVGVGLALLNVVAMRVVIRLRATRTQKLRADTARLTTTSYTGLQLIETMKATGGENGYFRRWAGQHAITLEEQQRLGVPSAALAVVAPTLATLNSALILWIGGLRAVEGHVSVGLLVAFQALVARFTAPITRLNGVAGRIQDFSADVARLKDVENFPLDTLYTRDQPEPDTRRLTGHVTLEDVTFGYNPLDEPLLRGISLSVGPGRQVALVGGSGSGKSTVSRLVSGLYRPWEGAIRIDGQRLEDIPRGALAASVSFVDQDVFLFEGTVRDNVALWDPSIPDEAVVAALKDAALHDVIARRPEGIHGRVEQDGRNFSGGQRQRLEIARALVRRPSVLVLDEVTSALDALTERTVMDNLRRRGCACVVIAHRLSTVRDSDEILVLDHGTVVERGRHEDLAAAGGPYAQLMKEH, from the coding sequence GTGACCACCACCCCCGACGGCGGACCGCCCCGCCCGGCACCGGCCGGCAGCAGCGGACGCCGCCGCACCGAGCCCGCCCGGGGACGACGGCGCGCCCCGCGGCGCACGGCCGGGCCCCAGCGGCCCCGGCGCCGTACCGTGCGCACCCCCACCGTGCTCCAGATGGAGGCGCTGGAGTGCGGTGCCGCCTCGCTCGCGATGGTGCTCGGACACTACGGCCGCCATGTGCCGCTGGAGGAGCTGCGGATCGCCTGCGGAGTCTCCCGGGACGGCTCCCGCGCGAGCAATCTGCTGCGGGCCGCGCGCAGTTACGGGCTGAGCGCCAAGGGCATGCAGATGGAGCCGGAGAGCCTGGCGGAGGTGCGGGCACCGGCGATCCTGTTCTGGGAGTTCAACCACTACGTCGTCTACGACGGCATGGGGCGCCGGTTCGGCAGGCGCGGGGTGTACATCAACGACCCCGACAAGGGACGCCGGTTCGTGCCCTCCGAGGAGTTCGACACCAGCTTCACCGGTGTGGTCCTGGTCTTCGAACCCGAGGCGAACTTCCGCCGCGGCGGCCGCCGCCCCGGGGTACTGGGCGCCCTGCCCGCCCGGATGCGGGGCACCACCGGCACCCTGCTGGCCTCGCTGCTGGCCAGTCTGCTGCTGGTGGTGGTGGGCGCCGCGGTCCCGGCGCTCAGCCGCACCTTCATCGACACCTTTCTGATCGGCGGGGAGACCTCCGCACTGGGGCCGCTGTTCGCCTCGATGGCCGTGGCGGTGCTGCTGACGGCCGTGCTCACCGGGGTGCAGCAGGCCAATCTGCTGCGCGGCCGGATCATCTCCTCCACCCTCAGCAGCGCCCGTTTCCTGCGCCATCTGCTGCGGCTGCCCGTCACCTTCTTCGCCCAGCGCAGTCCGGCCGACCTGGTCCAGCGGCTGCGGTCCAACGACACCGTGGCGGAAACACTCGCCCGCGACCTCGCCGCCGCCGCGGTCGACGGAATCGTGGTGGTGCTCTACGCCCTCCTGCTGTGGACCTACGACCCCCAGCTCACCCTGGTCGGCGTGGGACTGGCGCTGCTCAACGTGGTCGCCATGCGCGTCGTCATAAGGCTGCGCGCCACCCGGACCCAGAAACTGCGGGCCGACACCGCCCGGCTGACCACCACCTCGTACACCGGGCTCCAGCTCATCGAGACGATGAAGGCCACCGGCGGCGAGAACGGCTACTTCCGCCGCTGGGCGGGCCAGCACGCCATCACCCTCGAGGAACAGCAGCGGCTGGGTGTGCCGAGCGCGGCCCTGGCCGTGGTGGCGCCCACCCTCGCCACCCTCAACAGCGCGCTCATCCTGTGGATCGGCGGACTGCGGGCCGTCGAGGGCCATGTCTCGGTCGGACTGCTGGTGGCCTTCCAGGCGCTGGTGGCCCGGTTCACCGCGCCCATCACCCGGCTCAACGGCGTGGCCGGGCGCATCCAGGACTTCTCCGCGGACGTGGCCCGGCTGAAGGACGTGGAGAACTTCCCGCTGGACACCCTCTACACCCGCGACCAGCCGGAGCCCGACACCCGCAGGCTCACCGGCCATGTGACGCTGGAGGACGTCACCTTCGGCTACAACCCACTGGACGAACCGCTGCTGCGCGGCATCTCCCTGTCGGTCGGCCCCGGCCGCCAGGTGGCACTGGTCGGCGGCTCCGGCAGTGGCAAGTCCACCGTGTCCCGGCTGGTCTCCGGCCTCTACCGCCCGTGGGAGGGGGCCATCCGCATCGACGGGCAGCGTCTGGAGGACATCCCCCGCGGCGCGCTCGCCGCCTCGGTGTCCTTCGTCGACCAGGATGTCTTCCTCTTCGAGGGGACGGTCCGGGACAACGTGGCGCTGTGGGACCCCTCCATCCCGGACGAGGCGGTGGTGGCGGCCCTGAAGGACGCCGCGCTCCACGACGTCATCGCCCGCCGCCCCGAAGGCATCCACGGCCGCGTCGAGCAGGACGGCCGCAACTTCTCCGGCGGGCAGCGGCAGCGTCTTGAGATCGCCCGCGCCCTGGTCCGCCGCCCCAGCGTGCTGGTGCTGGACGAGGTGACCAGCGCCCTGGACGCGCTGACCGAACGGACCGTCATGGACAACCTGCGCCGCCGCGGCTGTGCGTGTGTGGTGATCGCCCACCGGCTCAGCACCGTGCGGGACAGCGACGAGATCCTCGTCCTGGACCACGGCACGGTCGTGGAACGCGGACGCCACGAGGACCTCGCCGCGGCCGGGGGACCGTACGCCCAGCTGATGAAGGAGCACTGA
- a CDS encoding NHLP bacteriocin export ABC transporter permease/ATPase subunit has translation MASVHPVATVAADGGDAVVQALGALGTPVDRTGLRSLPLEGPQVLWLVTGGALDLFAVDAAEEGHWHFLGRLEPGAALPGPVEGPRHTLVGRPSQDCAVRRIPLRELYRPERYEAYATGWAGEPYGDVPATPLEHAVALGVSRSLGVLFQAPLDGGGPAAEGEAADEDLLWLPVPPGSVRYGAEYSAQAAGDLLIDGALWQRMVNQQYRLGTAVDRWIEALERTHADRTAAGIRAGEAVRSRADQALIASIGRPRQASRAAEDTTDDTVHAVCRTVAEAAGITLADAPRGATADDDRTSPVERIAVASRIRTRAVRLEGEWWREDAGPLVGYRALSGAPVALLWRRGRYEAVNPASGLRMRIGEGNADEFEPRAVMFYRPLPDRPMTMWRLLRFSARGVAPDLRNLVVGGLVTVALGALVPVATGQVLGGFVPRAERSPIVQIALALMVASVVSAAFMLLQNLTLLRLEGRLESTLQPAVWDRLLRLPTRFFAERSTGELASAAMGISSMRRVLSGVAPVVLQAGTVGAMNLTLLLYFSVDLALAVMAMLLVISGVFLGMGLWQVRWQRRLVESENKLNNQAFQTLRGLPKLRVAAAENFAYAAWARGFAHSRELHQRTGRIKNLTQVLDAVYLPLCSLIVFMLLAGPARGSMSAGAFLTFNTSVTMLLTSVTQLTNALVSVVAVLPMFEQVKPILDEPPEVRGGSAQPGALTGDLRARNLTFRYADDGPLVLDDVSLEIRPGEFVAVVGPSGCGKSTLLRLLIGFERPVSGSVLYDGQDLAALDQAAVRRQCGVVLQNAQPLNGTVLDCIRGAEPYTPEEAMAAAELAGLAEDIRRMPMGLHTMISGSGAVSGGQRQRLMIAQALIRRPRILFFDEATSALDNETQRVVIDSTRRLHASRLVIAHRLSTVMDADRVLVMEDGRIVEQGAPAALMAKPGGKLYELVRRQMR, from the coding sequence ATGGCCTCCGTTCACCCGGTCGCCACCGTGGCCGCGGACGGCGGCGACGCGGTGGTCCAGGCGCTGGGCGCACTCGGCACCCCCGTCGACCGCACCGGACTGCGCAGCCTTCCGCTGGAGGGCCCACAGGTGCTCTGGCTCGTCACCGGTGGCGCCCTGGACCTCTTCGCGGTCGACGCCGCCGAGGAGGGACACTGGCACTTCCTCGGACGCCTGGAGCCCGGCGCGGCGCTCCCGGGACCGGTCGAGGGCCCGCGCCACACCCTGGTCGGCAGGCCCTCGCAGGACTGCGCGGTGCGCCGGATCCCGCTGCGGGAGCTGTACCGGCCCGAGCGGTACGAGGCGTACGCCACCGGCTGGGCCGGCGAACCGTACGGCGACGTCCCGGCGACCCCGCTGGAACACGCCGTGGCGCTCGGGGTCAGCCGCAGCCTGGGCGTACTGTTCCAGGCCCCGCTGGACGGCGGCGGACCGGCGGCCGAGGGCGAGGCGGCCGACGAGGACCTGCTCTGGCTCCCGGTGCCGCCCGGAAGTGTCCGCTATGGCGCCGAGTACAGCGCCCAGGCCGCCGGTGACCTGCTGATCGACGGTGCGCTGTGGCAGCGGATGGTCAATCAGCAGTACCGGCTCGGCACCGCCGTGGACCGCTGGATCGAGGCGCTGGAACGCACCCACGCCGACCGCACGGCGGCCGGGATCCGGGCCGGTGAGGCGGTCCGCTCCCGCGCCGACCAAGCACTGATCGCCTCCATCGGCCGCCCGCGGCAGGCGTCGCGGGCGGCGGAGGACACCACCGACGACACCGTCCACGCGGTCTGCCGCACGGTGGCCGAGGCCGCCGGAATCACGCTGGCCGACGCACCGCGGGGCGCCACCGCCGACGACGACCGCACGAGCCCGGTGGAGCGCATCGCGGTCGCCTCCCGGATCCGTACCCGTGCCGTCCGACTGGAGGGCGAGTGGTGGCGCGAGGACGCCGGACCGCTGGTGGGCTACCGCGCCCTGTCCGGCGCCCCGGTGGCGCTGCTGTGGCGGCGCGGCCGCTACGAGGCGGTCAACCCCGCCTCCGGTCTGCGGATGCGGATCGGCGAGGGCAACGCCGACGAGTTCGAACCGCGTGCCGTGATGTTCTACCGCCCGCTGCCCGACCGTCCGATGACGATGTGGCGGCTGCTGCGGTTCAGCGCCCGCGGGGTGGCACCCGATCTGCGCAACCTCGTGGTCGGCGGACTGGTGACGGTGGCGCTGGGCGCCCTGGTGCCGGTGGCGACCGGTCAGGTGCTCGGCGGCTTCGTCCCCCGGGCCGAGAGGAGCCCCATCGTCCAGATCGCGCTGGCCCTGATGGTCGCGAGCGTGGTCTCGGCCGCCTTCATGCTGCTCCAGAACCTGACCCTGCTGCGGCTGGAGGGACGGCTGGAGAGCACCCTCCAGCCCGCGGTCTGGGACCGGCTGCTGCGGCTGCCGACCCGCTTCTTCGCCGAACGTTCCACCGGTGAACTGGCCAGCGCGGCGATGGGCATCAGCAGCATGCGCCGGGTGCTCTCCGGTGTCGCGCCCGTGGTCCTCCAGGCGGGCACCGTCGGCGCGATGAACCTCACGCTGCTGCTGTACTTCAGCGTGGACCTGGCGCTCGCCGTGATGGCCATGCTGCTGGTCATCTCCGGGGTGTTCCTCGGGATGGGGCTGTGGCAGGTGCGCTGGCAGCGGCGGCTGGTGGAGAGCGAGAACAAGCTCAACAACCAGGCGTTCCAGACCCTTCGCGGACTGCCCAAACTGCGGGTCGCCGCGGCCGAGAACTTCGCCTACGCGGCATGGGCCCGTGGCTTCGCCCACTCCCGCGAACTCCACCAGCGCACCGGGCGGATCAAGAACCTCACCCAGGTGCTCGACGCTGTCTACCTCCCGCTGTGCTCGCTCATCGTGTTCATGCTGCTGGCCGGACCGGCGCGGGGGAGCATGTCGGCGGGGGCGTTCCTGACGTTCAACACCTCTGTCACCATGCTGCTCACCTCGGTCACCCAGCTCACCAACGCCCTGGTCTCGGTGGTCGCGGTGCTGCCGATGTTCGAGCAGGTCAAGCCGATCCTGGACGAGCCGCCGGAGGTCCGCGGCGGCAGTGCCCAGCCCGGGGCGCTCACCGGCGATCTGCGCGCCCGCAACCTCACCTTCCGCTACGCCGACGACGGCCCGCTGGTCCTCGACGACGTCTCGCTGGAAATCCGGCCGGGAGAGTTCGTGGCGGTCGTCGGCCCCAGCGGCTGCGGCAAGTCCACCCTGCTGCGGCTGCTCATCGGTTTCGAACGGCCGGTGTCCGGCAGTGTGCTCTACGACGGCCAGGACCTCGCCGCCCTCGACCAGGCCGCCGTACGCCGCCAGTGCGGGGTGGTCCTCCAGAACGCCCAGCCCCTCAACGGCACCGTGCTCGACTGCATCCGCGGCGCCGAGCCGTACACCCCCGAGGAGGCCATGGCCGCCGCCGAACTGGCGGGTCTGGCCGAGGACATCCGCCGGATGCCCATGGGCCTGCACACGATGATCTCCGGCAGCGGTGCCGTCTCCGGCGGCCAGCGCCAGCGGCTGATGATCGCCCAGGCCCTGATCCGCCGTCCGCGCATCCTTTTCTTCGACGAGGCCACCAGCGCCCTGGACAACGAGACCCAGCGGGTGGTCATCGACAGCACCCGCCGCCTCCACGCCAGCCGCCTGGTCATCGCACACCGGCTGTCAACGGTCATGGACGCCGACCGGGTGCTGGTGATGGAGGACGGGCGGATCGTCGAACAGGGCGCCCCGGCCGCGCTGATGGCCAAGCCGGGCGGAAAGCTCTACGAGCTCGTGCGGCGGCAGATGCGCTAG
- a CDS encoding SAM-dependent methyltransferase: MTDYEATYDSAARVAGRIDTTRPHTARIWNYWLGGKDYYVVDQQAGDQIRRLHPGIGDYALADRAFLGRAVRYLTAERGIRQFLDIGTGLPTADNTHEVAQRIAPESRVVYVDNDPLVLAHARTLLTSTPEGVTDYLDADLRDIDTILERARKVLDFTRPVALMLLGVVIFIGDDEDPYGIVRSLVDALPSGSHLVLSHTISSPSMPDVDEAVAFWNENGIPKLTQRTPDRVARFFDGTELLEPGVVSCSRWRLEDTSGDEPEEVAMFGGVGRKP; the protein is encoded by the coding sequence GTGACGGACTATGAGGCAACCTACGACTCCGCCGCACGAGTCGCCGGCCGGATCGACACCACCCGGCCGCACACCGCCAGGATCTGGAACTACTGGCTCGGTGGCAAGGACTACTACGTCGTCGACCAGCAGGCGGGCGACCAGATCCGCAGGCTGCACCCCGGGATCGGTGACTACGCCCTGGCCGACCGGGCGTTCCTCGGCCGTGCGGTGCGGTATCTGACCGCCGAGCGGGGGATCCGTCAGTTCCTGGACATCGGCACGGGCTTGCCCACCGCGGACAACACCCATGAGGTCGCGCAGCGGATCGCACCGGAGTCCCGGGTGGTCTACGTCGACAACGACCCTCTGGTGCTGGCCCATGCGCGCACCCTGCTGACCAGCACTCCCGAGGGGGTCACCGACTACCTCGACGCGGATCTGCGGGACATCGACACCATCCTCGAACGCGCCCGGAAGGTCCTGGACTTCACCCGGCCCGTCGCGCTGATGCTGCTGGGTGTGGTGATCTTCATCGGTGACGACGAGGACCCGTACGGCATCGTCCGCAGCCTGGTGGACGCCCTGCCCTCCGGAAGCCATCTGGTGCTGTCCCACACCATCTCCAGCCCGTCGATGCCGGATGTGGACGAGGCGGTCGCGTTCTGGAACGAGAACGGCATCCCGAAGCTGACCCAGCGCACCCCGGACCGGGTCGCCCGGTTCTTCGACGGTACGGAGCTGCTGGAACCGGGCGTGGTCTCCTGTTCGCGGTGGCGGCTGGAGGACACCTCCGGGGACGAGCCCGAGGAGGTGGCGATGTTCGGCGGGGTCGGCCGGAAGCCGTGA
- a CDS encoding SpoIIE family protein phosphatase, which yields MMIDAAGEVVVWSEAATRLLGHSPAQAVGGPVTELLEGAPPWSADRQEWHGRLALRHREGHRLTCRVRVHRLAGGDHAPLWLLTAEPSAGEAPFPGGESLSDWLLTSSPVALAVYDTDLRFVRQNPAMEHIVGIRGEHRVGRGLSAAVTGPGSAEWEARMRRALETGRADEGYVLQGRTRADPDHDHFFAMSASPLRDREGRIVGLCATSRDVTEQHRGRERLALLNEASTRIGSTLDVMRTGQELAELVVPRLADFVSVNLLESLLRGEEPPPGPVTGAVLRRVANQSVREGAPEAVSEVGEVAFYSARSPHARALATSRSELHRVMDHELRSWATQEDPERFAKAMQYGFHSWLVVPVIARGTTLGVVDFVRSATAEAFDTEDLSLAEELVARAAVCLDNARRYTHERASALALQRSLLPRRLPEQSAAEVASRYLPAAARSGIGGDWFDVIPLSGARVALVVGDVVGHGLQASATMGRLRTALRTLAEVDLTPEELLTQLDDLVARRDDAPELEADEATAGDFGATCLYAVYDPVSGRCSLARAGHPAPAVVPPDGPATFLDLPAGPPLGLGGLPFEALEAELPEGSLLAIYTDGLVESRSRGMDAGLDTLRHALTLPAEGLDTLCDQVVDTMLPDRIGDDAALLLARLRRLDADRVVAWEVPADPAAVAEVRADAVRWLTERDLAETAVVSELVVSELVTNAIRYGTAPIRLRLILDRALICEVSDASSTVPHARRARVLDEGGRGLLLVAQLTQRWGTRHTPTGKVIWCEQPLPAP from the coding sequence ATGATGATCGACGCGGCGGGCGAGGTGGTGGTCTGGAGCGAGGCCGCCACCCGGCTGCTCGGCCACAGCCCCGCGCAAGCCGTCGGGGGTCCGGTGACCGAGCTGCTGGAGGGGGCGCCACCGTGGTCGGCCGACCGCCAGGAGTGGCACGGCCGGCTCGCGCTCCGCCACCGCGAGGGCCATCGGCTGACCTGCCGGGTCCGAGTACACCGGCTGGCGGGAGGCGATCACGCACCGTTGTGGCTGCTGACGGCGGAGCCCTCGGCCGGGGAGGCGCCGTTCCCGGGTGGCGAGTCCCTGTCGGACTGGCTGCTGACCAGCTCCCCGGTCGCCCTGGCCGTCTACGACACCGATCTGCGGTTCGTCCGGCAGAACCCGGCGATGGAGCACATCGTCGGCATCCGGGGTGAGCACCGGGTCGGGCGCGGGCTGTCGGCCGCGGTGACCGGGCCCGGCAGCGCTGAGTGGGAGGCGCGGATGCGGCGGGCGCTGGAGACGGGGCGGGCGGACGAGGGCTATGTGCTCCAGGGGCGCACCCGGGCGGACCCGGACCACGACCACTTCTTCGCCATGTCCGCCTCCCCGCTCCGCGACCGGGAGGGCCGGATCGTGGGGCTGTGCGCCACGTCGCGCGATGTCACCGAGCAGCATCGCGGCCGGGAGCGGCTGGCCCTGCTGAACGAGGCCAGTACCCGGATCGGCAGCACCCTCGATGTGATGCGCACCGGTCAGGAGCTGGCCGAGCTGGTGGTCCCCCGGCTCGCCGACTTCGTGAGCGTGAATCTGCTGGAGTCGCTGTTGCGGGGTGAGGAGCCGCCGCCGGGGCCGGTCACCGGGGCGGTGCTGCGGCGGGTGGCGAATCAGTCCGTGCGCGAGGGCGCGCCGGAGGCGGTGAGCGAGGTGGGCGAGGTGGCGTTCTACTCGGCGCGCTCGCCGCACGCCCGGGCCCTGGCGACGAGCCGTTCGGAGCTGCACCGGGTGATGGACCACGAACTGCGCTCCTGGGCGACGCAGGAGGACCCCGAGCGGTTCGCCAAGGCCATGCAGTACGGGTTCCATTCATGGCTGGTGGTGCCGGTGATCGCGCGGGGCACCACGCTGGGCGTGGTGGACTTCGTCCGGTCCGCCACGGCCGAGGCGTTCGACACCGAGGATCTCTCCCTGGCCGAGGAGCTGGTGGCGCGTGCGGCGGTCTGTCTGGACAACGCCCGCCGCTACACCCACGAGCGCGCCTCGGCCCTGGCGTTGCAGCGCAGTCTGCTGCCGCGGCGGCTGCCGGAGCAGTCCGCGGCCGAGGTGGCCAGCCGCTATCTTCCGGCGGCGGCCCGGTCGGGGATCGGCGGCGACTGGTTCGATGTGATTCCGCTGTCCGGGGCGCGGGTGGCGCTGGTCGTCGGGGATGTGGTCGGCCACGGTCTCCAGGCGTCCGCCACGATGGGCCGGTTGCGCACCGCCCTGCGCACCCTGGCCGAAGTCGACCTGACGCCCGAGGAGTTGCTCACCCAGCTGGACGACCTGGTGGCGCGGCGGGACGACGCCCCAGAGCTGGAGGCGGACGAGGCCACGGCGGGTGACTTCGGCGCCACCTGCCTCTACGCCGTCTACGACCCGGTGTCGGGCCGGTGCAGCCTCGCCCGCGCCGGTCATCCGGCCCCCGCGGTGGTCCCACCGGACGGCCCCGCCACCTTCCTCGACCTGCCCGCGGGGCCTCCGCTGGGTCTGGGCGGGCTGCCGTTCGAGGCGCTGGAGGCGGAGCTGCCGGAGGGCAGTCTGCTCGCCATCTACACCGACGGGCTGGTGGAGTCCCGCAGCCGCGGTATGGACGCCGGGCTGGACACCCTCCGCCACGCCCTGACGCTCCCCGCCGAGGGGCTGGACACGCTGTGCGACCAGGTCGTCGACACGATGCTCCCCGACCGTATCGGCGACGACGCGGCCCTGCTGCTGGCCCGGCTGCGGCGGCTGGACGCGGACCGGGTCGTGGCCTGGGAGGTACCGGCGGACCCCGCCGCGGTGGCCGAGGTGCGGGCGGACGCGGTGCGCTGGCTGACGGAACGGGACCTGGCGGAGACGGCCGTGGTCAGCGAACTGGTCGTCAGCGAGCTGGTCACCAACGCCATCCGGTACGGCACCGCCCCCATCCGGCTGCGGCTCATCCTCGACCGCGCGCTGATCTGCGAGGTGTCCGACGCCAGCAGTACCGTCCCGCACGCCCGCCGGGCCCGCGTCCTCGACGAGGGCGGCCGGGGCCTGCTGCTCGTCGCGCAGCTCACCCAGCGCTGGGGCACCCGCCACACCCCGACCGGCAAGGTCATCTGGTGCGAACAGCCGCTCCCCGCGCCCTGA
- a CDS encoding polysaccharide lyase family 8 super-sandwich domain-containing protein codes for MPLSRRDLLSLAPAVSLAALAQPPRARTAARPAASATDAAADHATLIDNTVAVFAGTADSNARPEVAAKLTAIATTARSRLAAMDGAGEGELFKGLPLGTSDPNLMTSYQYLYEIALATRVPGGPPSALRGDPAVQQRVIDGLVWLHEHYYGDQSKGYYGNWFTWEIGISSHVSRILVLLRDALAAHRPDLTAGYVASMDAYLRNGKDGDVDPDSRFHTGANLADITTNRMLQGAVLEDDTRVSKAVADQLTVLATIDPYHPRHGVTDGFYADGSFIQHASVAYTGSYGKGLLTRVVQTVKMLDGTGYVRGADLVRTAQRWVVDGFAPLIFEGWMMEIVKGRGVSRTTTGYTDVTQVVEAVVDLSGHTTGTDATALKGYVAFVRNTSKAALDPSAFVSPVSIARYADILADPSAPAKDLTPAAHHIAFNAMDKTVHRRPGYAFALARSSARISKYEYMSGENLMPWFQGDGAHYLYLSGQDQTRAFGVDYFTTVPPYRLAGVTAPVETRRTVPELYGTLWYDNPERGFTASSEAQNTYVYFPRGTHAFSGGAALGAYGAAGLVQSDDVAYAAKRDGELPDDFVVHRNADATKSWFMFDDEIVVLAAGVGDSSGRAVTTTVDSRIAPPSDTLTVTGQLRDGTPWSGTGTAPLAWLRYGNTTRSTSVGYVFLDTPRPTVTLDTVTRSRRAVRLSNPDTPVTTQVFSVAVEQRAGVPHRSMAYALVPHASAEGLRAYADGPLSVLVNTTRAQAVRHRGLGLVALNAFTRGTHRAGLLSIDGPGSVILRAAHRGAAHDGTVSLAVADPTTQRDTVSVLVRGRRMRALEADEGVRVSRVRGGTRIDVTTRHAYGRSFTATLR; via the coding sequence GTGCCTCTCTCACGTCGTGACCTGCTGTCCCTGGCCCCCGCCGTGTCCCTGGCGGCTCTCGCCCAGCCGCCGCGCGCACGGACGGCGGCCCGTCCGGCCGCCTCGGCCACCGACGCGGCCGCCGACCACGCCACGCTGATCGACAACACGGTCGCCGTCTTCGCCGGAACCGCCGACTCCAACGCCCGGCCGGAAGTGGCCGCCAAGCTCACGGCCATCGCCACCACCGCCCGCTCCCGGCTCGCCGCGATGGACGGTGCCGGGGAGGGCGAACTCTTCAAGGGGCTGCCGCTGGGCACCAGCGACCCCAACCTGATGACCTCGTACCAGTACCTCTACGAGATCGCCCTCGCCACCCGCGTCCCCGGCGGACCGCCGTCCGCGCTGCGCGGTGACCCGGCCGTCCAGCAGCGGGTCATCGACGGTCTGGTGTGGCTTCACGAGCACTACTACGGCGACCAGTCGAAGGGCTACTACGGCAACTGGTTCACCTGGGAGATCGGCATCTCCTCCCATGTCAGCAGAATTCTGGTGCTGCTGCGGGACGCACTCGCCGCCCACCGGCCGGACCTCACCGCCGGTTACGTGGCCTCGATGGACGCCTATCTGCGCAACGGCAAGGACGGCGATGTCGATCCGGACTCCCGTTTCCACACCGGCGCCAACCTCGCGGACATCACCACCAACCGGATGCTCCAGGGGGCGGTGCTGGAGGACGACACCCGAGTGAGCAAGGCGGTGGCCGACCAGCTGACGGTTCTGGCCACGATCGACCCCTACCACCCGCGGCACGGTGTCACCGACGGCTTCTACGCGGACGGTTCCTTCATCCAGCACGCCTCGGTTGCCTACACCGGCTCCTACGGCAAGGGGCTGCTCACCCGTGTGGTGCAGACCGTCAAGATGCTCGACGGCACCGGCTATGTGCGCGGTGCGGACCTCGTGCGCACCGCGCAGCGCTGGGTCGTGGACGGCTTCGCCCCGCTGATCTTCGAGGGCTGGATGATGGAGATCGTCAAGGGGCGCGGGGTGTCCCGGACCACCACCGGGTACACCGATGTCACCCAGGTCGTCGAGGCCGTCGTCGACCTCTCCGGCCACACCACCGGCACGGACGCCACGGCGCTCAAGGGCTATGTGGCGTTCGTCCGCAACACCTCCAAGGCCGCGCTCGATCCGTCGGCGTTCGTCTCCCCGGTGAGCATCGCCCGCTACGCCGACATCCTCGCCGATCCGTCGGCCCCGGCGAAGGACCTCACCCCGGCCGCGCACCACATCGCGTTCAACGCCATGGACAAGACGGTCCACCGGCGCCCCGGGTACGCCTTCGCGCTGGCCCGCAGCTCGGCCAGGATCAGCAAGTACGAGTACATGAGCGGCGAGAACCTGATGCCGTGGTTCCAGGGCGACGGCGCCCACTACCTCTATCTCTCCGGTCAGGACCAGACCCGGGCGTTCGGCGTCGACTACTTCACCACGGTCCCGCCCTACCGCCTGGCGGGTGTCACCGCCCCCGTGGAGACCCGGCGCACCGTCCCCGAGCTGTACGGCACGCTCTGGTACGACAACCCCGAGCGCGGCTTCACCGCCTCCTCCGAAGCGCAGAACACCTATGTGTACTTCCCGCGCGGCACCCACGCGTTCTCCGGTGGCGCCGCCCTCGGCGCGTACGGTGCGGCCGGGCTGGTGCAGTCGGACGACGTGGCGTACGCGGCGAAGCGGGACGGCGAGCTGCCGGACGACTTCGTCGTCCACCGCAACGCGGACGCCACCAAGTCGTGGTTCATGTTCGACGACGAGATCGTCGTCCTCGCCGCCGGGGTGGGCGACTCCTCCGGGCGCGCGGTGACCACGACCGTCGACAGCCGGATCGCCCCGCCGTCGGACACCCTCACCGTCACCGGACAGCTCCGCGACGGCACCCCGTGGTCCGGCACCGGCACGGCCCCGCTGGCGTGGCTGCGTTACGGCAACACCACCCGGTCCACCTCCGTCGGCTATGTCTTCCTCGACACACCACGGCCCACCGTGACCCTCGACACCGTCACCCGCAGCCGCCGTGCGGTGCGTCTGTCCAACCCCGACACCCCGGTGACCACCCAGGTCTTCTCGGTCGCGGTGGAGCAGCGGGCCGGTGTGCCGCACCGCTCGATGGCCTACGCCCTGGTCCCGCACGCCTCGGCGGAGGGTCTGCGGGCGTACGCGGACGGGCCGCTGTCGGTCCTGGTGAACACCACCCGTGCGCAGGCCGTCCGCCACCGGGGGCTGGGTCTGGTCGCCCTCAACGCGTTCACCCGGGGCACCCACCGCGCCGGACTGCTGTCGATCGACGGACCGGGCTCGGTGATCCTGCGCGCGGCCCACCGCGGTGCGGCGCACGACGGCACGGTGTCACTCGCCGTGGCGGACCCGACCACTCAACGGGACACGGTCTCGGTGCTGGTCCGGGGCCGGAGGATGAGGGCGCTCGAGGCGGACGAGGGGGTCCGGGTCTCCCGGGTGCGCGGCGGCACCCGGATCGACGTCACCACCCGCCACGCCTACGGGCGCAGCTTCACCGCGACGCTGCGCTGA